Genomic segment of Geminocystis herdmanii PCC 6308:
CTGATTCGATGGCTAAAGCGCATTGAGGCACATTAGAAGCGTGTTTGAGTAAGCCCACATTACCTGCCATTAAAGTAGGGCAAAGAAAGCGAAACACTTGCCAAAAGGGAAAATTCCAAGGCATCACCGCCAAAATAGCGCCTAAAGGTTGATAAGTGACAAAACTCTTACTAGCATCAGTTTCAATGTATTTAGGAGTCAAAAATTGTTCGGCATTTTCGGCATAAAAACGACACACTAAGGCACATTTACTAATTTCAGCGAAGGCTTGTTTAATGGGTTTTCCCATTTCCAAAGTCATTAACTTGGCGTATTCTTCTTGATTTGCCAGTAAAATTTCCCCTGCCTTGAGTAGTCTTTCTCCTCGAAATTCTAAAGAGGTAAGACGATAATCTTTAAACGCAGACACCGCTAAATCTAGTTTTTCGTTTATTTGCGCAGTGGTTGAAGGAGTAAAGGTTTTGATAATTTCTTGATTATAGGGATTAATAGTTTCGATCGTCATGGCTTTTTTTGTTTTACTATAGGTTAAGGTCAAATTGAAAATATTTATTTTTTGTCTTGTTTATTATTGACGTGGATAATTTAAGGATATATTAAAATTAGTAAATTCTTCCCATAGTAAAAAAATAACAAAACTAATTTTGTCTGAAAATTATAAAACCTACTTGAGACAAAAACTAGATGAAAAATACAATAATAATTGATACTGGTTTTTTTCTTGCCCTTGCTAACAAAAAAGACAAATTTCATCAATCAGCAACAAAGCTATTTCAAAGTTTAATTAATAGAAGAAGAATCAAAACCATTATCTATCATAACCTAACTCTAGGGTCTAACCATGAATAACTTAAATCGGCAATTAGATTAAATATCACAATCAAAATACCATAAATCATGGCGATCGACATTACTACTGGTGTATCACTACGATAAATAGACTCAATCAATAAAGCGCCAATACCGGGGATACGAAAAATTTGCTCTGTAACTAACGCCCCAGTGAAGATACTCGGAATATCTAAAGCGATGAGGGTGACAACTGGAATTAAAGCATTACGCAAAATATGATTGATAACTACTTGAGACGTGCTTAATCCTTTACTGTAAGCCGTGCGCACATAATCATGACTTAATTCTTCCGTGACGGACGATCGCATAAACCGCATTAATACCGCCGTTTGGTATAAACTTAAAACTAGAATGGGCATTATTGACTGTTTTATTTGTAGAAAAAAGCTGTTTAAATCCGTTACTTTTAAATTGCTATCGTAAATAAAAGGCAACCATTTTAATTGCACACTAAAAATAATTATTAACAATAATCCCGTGAAAAAAGGCGGAATAGAATAGCCAAAAAGTGCGATCGAAGTGAAGATATTATCTAGTAAAGAATAACGTTTAATGGCAGAAATTAACCCTATAGGAATAGCAATAATAACACTAATTAAATAGGCTAAACCTACAATCATTAAAGTATTAGGAAGACGCTGTAAAATCAACTCTAAAACAGGGCTACGGCTAGTAAAAGAGTAACCTAAATCACCTTTAAAAAAGGCAAAAAGCCATTTAAAATAACGAATATAAATAGGTTGATCTAAACCTAAAGATTTTCTAATATTTTCCCTAATTTCTGGGGTAATATTAGGATTAGAACCAAACTCACTTAAAGGATCACCCGGAGCGAAGGCTAATATAAAAAATATTACCACACTAATGGCTAATAATGTAGGTAAAGAAATTAGAACTCTTTTAATAAAATAATTCATGAAAAATAATTGTGTAACAATTAGAAAGTTAATTAAAAACCTACCGTGTCATGAATGATATTGTTAATTGTTAATTACAATCCAATATACTCTAAATAACTGGATAAAATTCGATCGCCCCAAAATATAGTAGAAATTGCACCTAATACTAAATAAGGACCAAAAGGCATGGGTTGCCCTTTTTTGAGGAGTTTAAGCACGATCGCACCACCTCCTACAATAGTACCCACAAAACAAGCCAAAAACCCTGTTAATAATACTCCTTGCCATCCTAACCATGATCCTATCATTGCCGTCAACTTAGGATCACCTCCCCCCATAGCAGGTTTACCAAACATTACTGTACCAAGAATACGAATAAAATCAAATAACCAAATACCGATAACCGCACTAAAAATACTCAAGAAAAGATATTGTAACGCGCCCCTTATGCCTCCCACAGTAAAACCTAACCAAGTTTGCCACCCTAAACCGATAACTAATCCTGATTGAGTGAGGGAGTTAGGCAATGTCATGGTATCAAAATCAATCATTGCTAAAGCAATCAACCAACTAAGGAGAATTACATAACCCAAACTTAACCATGTAAAACCATATTGATAGAAGACTAACGTAAATAAACTGCCTGTTATGGCTTCAATAAGAGGATAACGAAAAGAAATAGGAGTATGACACCAACGACATTTTCCCTTCAACCATAGCCAACCGATGACGGGGATATTTTCTGTTTTGCCGAGGGGATGTAAACATTTTGGACATCGTGAGGGGGGATTAATTAAAGAGATTTTCGCAGGTAGTCTGTATATTACCACATTTAAAAAACTGCCGATCGAAGCCCCCCACACAAAAATTATTAAGTAGATAAAAAAGTTCGCCATTTTTACGCAAATATAGAATTAATTGTTGATTCGAGATTTCCCTGTCTCATCACACCCCTAACTACTCAGGGCTGTTTTATTTTCAAATTTTTGGTTAAGAGGGAGTAATGAGTAACGAGTAAGAAGTAATGAGTTTTGATAATTTAATATCATAAATTGATTCTTTTAAGATTTTTTATTATTATTTAAAATCTGTAAGTAAAAAACCCCCTAATCCCCTAATACCCTAACACCCCAACATTTTTACCAACTTACTTTGAAACCTATGCCTAACTACTACCTAATAGAAAAAGACTAAGTAATGTGCCACTATTCCATAAACTATGCACCATCATTGATGCTAACAAACTTCTCGATCGAGTATAAACGATACCAAGAATAATTCCTAAAGTCGCTAAAGGGATAGTTTCCGCTAAACTCAGATGTGCCACAGCAAAAATAACACCACTTACCACGATCGCACCCCATGAAGGGAGATAACGAGTGAGAGAAGGCAGTAAAAAACCTCTAAACATGATTTCTTCAAAGATTGGCGCTGCAATAGAAGCGGTGATGAAAAAGATAATTAAGGCAAATTTATCTTGAGATTCTAAGGCAAGAAGTAATAAAGGATTACTGCCTCCCCTGCCTTGCCACAACTGTTGATTAAGAATAGACACCAAAAACACTGAGGGAATAGCTACCAAATAACCGCCAATGCCCCACCAATACCAATTTTTAGCGGTGAGTTTAAACCAATCTTCGGGTAAAGGAAAAAAGGATTTGATACTGAGATATAACACCAATAAACCGCCTCCTGCCATTAAGAAATAACTGCATAAGACGTATAAGGCTTTACCCTTAATATCCAACACTGCGGGATTAAATCCACTAACACCAAAAATTATTGGTAATAATACTTGACTGAGGAAGAAAAAACCAACTATAAAAACTTGCCAAATAGTTTCCCAATCCCAAGGAGATTCCCAAACATTATTATAATTTGTTGCCAAAATTGAGGCTTCTTTTTTGACGGATAATTGAATTAACAAAAATATCATAATTCCAAAGCCAATTATACCTCCAAAAACAGGAATTAAGCTCAAAGTAAATAAAGTATAAATCGCTTTTTCGGCTAATTTTTGTTGTTCATTTATAACTTTTTCTAGCTGATTTTGGTTATTTTGATCTGAATAAAATTTTTCTAATGTTTTTAATTTAAACCATCCCTCTAATCTATTATTAATTGTTTCTTCTGTTTTTAAATCAATATTATCTTGTTTTTCCCAAATATTATTAATAATTTTTTGTAGATTTTCATCAGATATTTTACTTAAATAAGTATTAGCTAAATCTGGTTTATTTTCTGCTTCCGTAATAATAGCTAATTTTAAATTTAATTCATCAATTAGTTTTTGATTATTATTTTGTTTTAACTGTTTTCTTGGGGTTTCGACAACGATCGAACCTTGATTTTCGGAGAATTTCTGAGGAGAATTTTCAGTTAAATTCAATGCTTTTTCATAGCTAGATTGTGCTATAGAAAGAGGATTTTCCCCAATTAAATTTTGACTGAGATTACTAATATTTTCTTGACTAGGATTCCAAGAGGAAGCATTGAGAATCAAGTTAGTCTGATATAATTCTAACTGAGCTTGAACTTGTGGTTCACCTAAACTTTGACTAAGGGCAAAAAAGACACTATACATGGATAGTATCGTTAAAATTGCTAAGATCGATCGTTTCAAGTTCATAAAAGTATTATATCTCCAAAAAGTTAAGGGACTCGAAATCAAGCCCCTAAAAATTAATAGTTAATAGTTGATTGTTAATAGTTGATAGTTTAGGACTATTATACAAACGGGGTTATTCTTTGTCAAAATTCTCCTTGTCTTCGGAGTCTTCATTTCCTCCCGTATTGTGCGATCTTGTCGCTATTCTGTAACCATGCCCACATTTGATCACCATAGGAAAAATGCCACCATTCCCCTTGATGACGGCGAAATCCTCCATAAGTCATAATTTCTAAGAGTATCTCTCGATTTTGGTGAAAAACTCTTGCTAGAAGATCAGTAGAGTCTTTGTAATAATCGGGGTTCGATCGAGCAGAAAGTTCATCAATTTCCCCACCCATATCAACTTCCTTGCCATTTTCATCCACTAAGGTTAAATCGATCGCACTTCCTGTACTATGGGGAGGAGGAGTTAAAGGATTATCGCTAGGAATAGCCCAAATTTTATATACTTCTTCATAGATAGAGGCTTTTTCTTCGGCGGTGAGGATATTAACATCTAAAGATCGATTAAGACAAATAGAATTAAAAGTATAATCTACCATAAACTGTTGCACCCAAACAGGACGATAAGCATCAAAAATTTTTATGTGCCATTGGGGTTGTATTTGCCCTAACTTTTCCCTTGCTTGAATCAATCGATTTAAGACACCCTCACGAAGATAATAAGGAGATTTGCCTTGATAGTCTGCACCCAATTTAACATAAGCTGGAGGATTTTCTAAGATAAATCGATCGTCTGGAATAGGCACTAAAGGCTCATTACACTCTACTATCGGTATGGCTTGATAAGGTTTCATTAAATAAAGTAAAATCAGGTAAGGATAGAAGTAAGTGTTAATTACTCTATCCTGTAATCAATAAAGTTAAGAGGATTTTAACATGAGTACAGTAACAGATAATGACTTAAAAGAGTTAAAGGATTTTTTAAGCACTAAATTTGAGGGAATATCTAAAGAGTTAACAGAAATTAAAATCGATATAGCTATCCTCAAAGAAAGTCAAAAAAGCCTAAATACAAGGGTAGATGAAACCAATAAAAGATTAGATAGTATCGATACTCGACTAAATACCGTTACATTAGGGGTTTTTGGCATAATCGGAGTTTTAGTAACGGGATTACTAACTTTTGTTGGTAAATTTGTATTTTTCCCCAACGTTTAATTTGTGTCATATAAACCCTCATCTTCCTGACAATAACCATTGAAAAATGACTGATGAGAGCGTATGTTTTCTTGATTTTTTTCAGAAATTAAAGTTTGACTATCTTTATCTAGTAATTCAATTTGATATTGTTTATTGACATCTAACTAATGCTTTTGGGTTGGTTTTAATACTTCCCCATCATAGGTTACAGTGATTATTTGAGACATAATTTAATCGACTTTTCCAGAAAATATTTTTTGTGGTTAAAGATTGAATATTATTCAACTCTCACAGGGTTTTAACCTTAAAATAATGATAACAAAAAGTTCTGATATAGCTTGTTTACAGGATTAACATAAAATCTACCTTAAAATTTGAGTAATAACGTTTAAAATAGTCTAAATATCGAGCTAAATTAATTAACTTAACCAAAGATATGCCCAATAAAGACAGTTTCAACCCTGAAGAAATTAATAATCAATTAGATCCCATTACTTCATTAATAGCAGAATTATCCGATCCTGTCCTAGAAGAAGAAGAATTTAGAAACGATTTTTTTCAAGGTTTATCGGGAAGACGCAAAAAAGCTGCTTTTGCTTTAAGTATTATTTGGTTAAGCACGATCGCACTTCATTTAGTATCGTGGAGTATTTGGTTTATGTTAATTTTAGGAATTTTTGTCACTATTCAAGCGTTACGATTAATGTTTGCGAATCCTTCTACTAACACTATGGCAGAAACAAGGGAAAAGTTACCAAAAATTTCTTTAATGGTATCTGCCAAAAATGAAGAAGTAGTAATCGGAAAATTAGTCAAAATGTTGCTAAGTTTAGACTATCCCCAAGATTTATACGAGTTTTGGGTGATTAACGATAATAGTATCGATCGAACTGGTATTATTTTAGACGAATTAGCAAAAAAACATCCTCAATTAAAAGTTTTACATCGAGACAACACCGCCAAAGGAGGCAAATCAGGCGCACTAAATCAAGCCTTCGCCTTAACAACTGGGGATATTGTTGGGGTATTTGATGCCGATGCCATGGCTTCCCCCGACTTATTAAGAAAAATAGTACCCCTATTTATGGACAAAATGGGCGCCATTCAAGTCAGAAAATCTATTAGTAACGCAGATGAAAACTTTTGGACATTAGGGCAATCCGTCGAAATGGCATTAGATAGCTACTTTCAACAACAGAGAATCGCCTGTGGAGGCATGGGAGAATTAAGAGGAAACGGGCAATTTGTATTGCGTCAAGCCTTAGAAAGTTGTGGAGGTTGGAATGAAGAAACCATCACCGATGATCTTGATCTTACCATTCGTTTACACCTAGATCATTGGAATATCGGGATTTTAGAACATCCCGCCGTAGAAGAAGAAGGAGTTAAAAGTGCGATCGCCCTGTGGCATCAAAGAAGTCGTTGGGCAGAAGGAGGTTATCAACGTTACTTCGACTATTGGCGCTTTATCCTCAGTAACCGCTTAAACTGGAGCAAAAAATTCGATTTACTCTACTTCTTTTTAGTACAATATATCTTTCCTACCGCCGCCATTCCCGACTTAGTGATGGTTGTTACCCGTCACCATATACCCTTAATCGCACCCTTAACCAGTCTTACCCTCATCTTGGCGTATTGGGGAATGTTTACAGGATTAAAAAGAACTAAATTAGACAATATCACCCTTACCGATAATCTCAAAATGATGACTAAAAGTCTCTTAGGGATGATATACATGACTCATTGGTTTTTCGTAATGCCAGTGACAACCGCTAGAATGTCCATTCGTCAAAAACAACTCAAATGGGTTAAAACCGTTCATGAAGGCTCACCCGATGACTTAGAATTAATTAGGTTGAACAATAATTAGGAATGAGGAATGAGGAATTAAACAGGCTTCAAAGTTTTCTCATACTTACTTTACCTGTCTTTTTTACCTTAATGATGTTATAACAAAAGATAATAACATTATTTTTCTGTGCCATGAGACAAAAAACATACACTATTAGCCCAGCAAAAATTGGCAATCAAAAAGGTTTTCGCCTCCCTAGCGCCTTTTATCAAGATAATCCCCAATTCTACGAAGCTAAAGGACAGATTGAAGTATTAAATAGCAATACATTGTTGTTTCATCTTAGCCCCAAAAATAACATTGATGAGGAAGAAGAAGGATTGATGATGAGTCTTTTTCTCGATTTTTTAAGTAAAGATGTCATCAAAAATCCTGAAAAACTAATTCCCTATACCGAAGAAATGAGTCAGGAAATAGATGATTTATTAGCAGATGTTGACATAGAAGAAGAATGAAACCCATTAAAATAAATGGATACTTAATTTACTTTCATCCCCTTTTTTATCAACAATGGTTAGAATTAGTAAATAGAGTAAAATATCTCAGGAAAAAATTAGAAACAGAACACTTTATTATTCATCCTGAAGTTAAACTATTGAAAGCATTAGATAGCGGTATAAAAGATAAAATTCCTACTAATCCTTTAGCTTCTTATTTTTTGCTAAAAAAACCATTACAAAAATATAGTCGTCTCAAAAAAATGGGTTTACAATCTAGGTATCGGCTATTTTTTCGAGTATTTAAAAAAGCAAATACAATCATTATTTTATGGCTAGGTTTTCCTCGGAAAGAAGGGGATAAAAAAGATTGTTATGAGATATTTTCTAAGATGGTTATTAATGGTAATTTTCCTGAAGATGTGAGCAGTTTTTTAGACTTAATAAATCAGTTTGACAAATAATATTAACAAATTTGTCAGCTCCTCGATCGTTAATAAGTATTTTACTTAGGTTTTGTTAAATACAATTATTATAAATTTATGGTTTGCATTTCACCTAACACCTTTTTTTAGACATAATTTATCACGACGAGAAGTAGAATATCCTAAAATACTTTTGGTTTTGATACAACAATTATATAATTTTTTATTACTTTTTTCTGTCTTTAATTTATGAGTATCAAAACTTTAAATTTAACTCCCAATCTCTATCAATATTTATTATCTGTATCCGTAAAAGAAGCAGAAGTTTTAAAGGAATTGAGGGAAGAAGCCTCTAATCATCCCATGGGAAAAATGCAAATTTCCCCTGATGAAGCACAATTTTTGTCATTTTTAATTAAGTTAATCGGGGCAAAAAAAATTCTGGAAATTGGTGTTTTTATGGGTTATAGTTCAACTGCTATGGCTTTAGCTTTACCTGAAGATGGAAAAATTATCGCCTGTGATAATGATAAAGATTTTACTGATATTGCTCAACGTTATTGGCAAAAAGCAAAAGTCGATCGAAAAATTACTTTACATCTTAAACCAGCTTTAGAAACTTTACAAGATTTAATTAATCAAGGAGAAAAAGAAACCTTTGATTTTGTCTTTATTGATGCGGATAAAAGTAACTATTATAATTATTATGAAAAATCCTTAGAATTAGTCAGAAAAGGTGGTTTAATTGCCATCGATAATGTACTTTGGGATGGTAAAGTAGCCGATGAAAATATTACCGATAATCGCACTCAAAAAATTAGAGAATTTAATGCTAAATTAGTTGAGGACGATCGAATAGAATTAAGTTTAGTTTCTATAGCTGATGGTGTCACTTTAGCTATGAAAAAATAAATTTGTTTGTAGGTTTGAACCTTTATATCAAGAGTCAAAAATATCTAATAAAGTTTGATGTTTTAAAGCATTTTTTTCTAATAAATCAAGGTTATCATCTGATAGACGAGGTTGATTATGATAAATTTTTAACCATTTTTTTGTGATA
This window contains:
- a CDS encoding ABC transporter permease; amino-acid sequence: MNYFIKRVLISLPTLLAISVVIFFILAFAPGDPLSEFGSNPNITPEIRENIRKSLGLDQPIYIRYFKWLFAFFKGDLGYSFTSRSPVLELILQRLPNTLMIVGLAYLISVIIAIPIGLISAIKRYSLLDNIFTSIALFGYSIPPFFTGLLLIIIFSVQLKWLPFIYDSNLKVTDLNSFFLQIKQSIMPILVLSLYQTAVLMRFMRSSVTEELSHDYVRTAYSKGLSTSQVVINHILRNALIPVVTLIALDIPSIFTGALVTEQIFRIPGIGALLIESIYRSDTPVVMSIAMIYGILIVIFNLIADLSYSWLDPRVRL
- a CDS encoding prepilin peptidase, which produces MANFFIYLIIFVWGASIGSFLNVVIYRLPAKISLINPPSRCPKCLHPLGKTENIPVIGWLWLKGKCRWCHTPISFRYPLIEAITGSLFTLVFYQYGFTWLSLGYVILLSWLIALAMIDFDTMTLPNSLTQSGLVIGLGWQTWLGFTVGGIRGALQYLFLSIFSAVIGIWLFDFIRILGTVMFGKPAMGGGDPKLTAMIGSWLGWQGVLLTGFLACFVGTIVGGGAIVLKLLKKGQPMPFGPYLVLGAISTIFWGDRILSSYLEYIGL
- a CDS encoding CPBP family glutamic-type intramembrane protease produces the protein MNLKRSILAILTILSMYSVFFALSQSLGEPQVQAQLELYQTNLILNASSWNPSQENISNLSQNLIGENPLSIAQSSYEKALNLTENSPQKFSENQGSIVVETPRKQLKQNNNQKLIDELNLKLAIITEAENKPDLANTYLSKISDENLQKIINNIWEKQDNIDLKTEETINNRLEGWFKLKTLEKFYSDQNNQNQLEKVINEQQKLAEKAIYTLFTLSLIPVFGGIIGFGIMIFLLIQLSVKKEASILATNYNNVWESPWDWETIWQVFIVGFFFLSQVLLPIIFGVSGFNPAVLDIKGKALYVLCSYFLMAGGGLLVLYLSIKSFFPLPEDWFKLTAKNWYWWGIGGYLVAIPSVFLVSILNQQLWQGRGGSNPLLLLALESQDKFALIIFFITASIAAPIFEEIMFRGFLLPSLTRYLPSWGAIVVSGVIFAVAHLSLAETIPLATLGIILGIVYTRSRSLLASMMVHSLWNSGTLLSLFLLGSS
- a CDS encoding M15 family metallopeptidase, with the translated sequence MKPYQAIPIVECNEPLVPIPDDRFILENPPAYVKLGADYQGKSPYYLREGVLNRLIQAREKLGQIQPQWHIKIFDAYRPVWVQQFMVDYTFNSICLNRSLDVNILTAEEKASIYEEVYKIWAIPSDNPLTPPPHSTGSAIDLTLVDENGKEVDMGGEIDELSARSNPDYYKDSTDLLARVFHQNREILLEIMTYGGFRRHQGEWWHFSYGDQMWAWLQNSDKIAQYGRK
- a CDS encoding glycosyltransferase, whose amino-acid sequence is MPNKDSFNPEEINNQLDPITSLIAELSDPVLEEEEFRNDFFQGLSGRRKKAAFALSIIWLSTIALHLVSWSIWFMLILGIFVTIQALRLMFANPSTNTMAETREKLPKISLMVSAKNEEVVIGKLVKMLLSLDYPQDLYEFWVINDNSIDRTGIILDELAKKHPQLKVLHRDNTAKGGKSGALNQAFALTTGDIVGVFDADAMASPDLLRKIVPLFMDKMGAIQVRKSISNADENFWTLGQSVEMALDSYFQQQRIACGGMGELRGNGQFVLRQALESCGGWNEETITDDLDLTIRLHLDHWNIGILEHPAVEEEGVKSAIALWHQRSRWAEGGYQRYFDYWRFILSNRLNWSKKFDLLYFFLVQYIFPTAAIPDLVMVVTRHHIPLIAPLTSLTLILAYWGMFTGLKRTKLDNITLTDNLKMMTKSLLGMIYMTHWFFVMPVTTARMSIRQKQLKWVKTVHEGSPDDLELIRLNNN
- a CDS encoding type II toxin-antitoxin system YhaV family toxin, translated to MKPIKINGYLIYFHPLFYQQWLELVNRVKYLRKKLETEHFIIHPEVKLLKALDSGIKDKIPTNPLASYFLLKKPLQKYSRLKKMGLQSRYRLFFRVFKKANTIIILWLGFPRKEGDKKDCYEIFSKMVINGNFPEDVSSFLDLINQFDK
- a CDS encoding class I SAM-dependent methyltransferase gives rise to the protein MSIKTLNLTPNLYQYLLSVSVKEAEVLKELREEASNHPMGKMQISPDEAQFLSFLIKLIGAKKILEIGVFMGYSSTAMALALPEDGKIIACDNDKDFTDIAQRYWQKAKVDRKITLHLKPALETLQDLINQGEKETFDFVFIDADKSNYYNYYEKSLELVRKGGLIAIDNVLWDGKVADENITDNRTQKIREFNAKLVEDDRIELSLVSIADGVTLAMKK